The sequence CAGCAACCGCGCCCCGTCCGGCAGGTCGAAGCCTTCCTTGTGCCACTGGTAGAAGTGTTCCGAATGGGCAAAGTACGGGCGACCTTCCTCGGTCGGGCGCACCTTGGTGTAACCGACCTCGACATGGCCCTGGTCATGCAGATAGACCCGAGCGCCGAGCGCGCGGGCGAGCAGCTGGCCGCCCAGGCAGATCCCGAAAAACGGCTTCTCCTCGCGGAGCACGACATCCATGAAATCCAGCTCGGCCCGGATACCGTCGAGGTGATCGTCGTTGGCGCTCATCGGACCACCGAACACCACCACGCCGGCGTGATCGTCGAGATGCTCCGGCAAATCGTCGCCGATGCAGGGGCAGCGCCGGTCGAGCGCATAGCCACGCTCTTCGAGCAGCACCCCAACATGCCCCGGGACAGAAGTCTTCTGATGAACAACGATGAGGACTTTAGGCTTCACGATGGTCTGTTCGGGTCTTTTCCAGCAGAAACTCGCGTCCGACCTTAACACGTTCCTCGTCGCCATACTTGACGATATCTGCGGTCGCGTAGGTCTCGCTCCATTTCTCAGGGAGATAGGAGCCCGTCCCGATAATATCAATCGGCGCGTTGGCGAGCGCCATCACGCGGCATTTCTCCGGCGAGAAGCCGCTGGAGGCGACGATCTTGACCGCCTTGAACCCGGCCCGGTCGAGCCGCTCGCGCATGTGCCAGATCGCGGCGGCGGAAACACCGGTGCCGATCAGGTAGCTCAACTCCTTGTCGGAGCGGTATCCTCGGATTGCCTGCGGAGCATTGCGGTCCAACACTTCGTAGGACATACCGATATCCATGCCCTCGACATAGCGCCCGCCATGGGTGTCGAGCCGGACGGCGACGCGTCCCTCGGCCGCGAGCTCCGGAAAGCGGCGGCAGACCGCAAGCGCGTCGGTGATTTCCTGGCCGAAATAGTCGACGAGCACCGTCAGGTTCTCTGCCGGATGGACCTCGTGAAACATCTCCGCCGCGCGCACCGTCGAGCCGGCATAACCGATCAGGGCGTGCGGCATGGTGCCGTAGCCGCGGTCCCGGTTGAAGAAATGCGCGGTCTCGTCGGAGGCGTTCCCGATGAAGCCGACAGCCCCCAGCTTGCGCTGCGCCTTGGCGGAGCCGACGCTGGCGCCATAGGCCATCATCTCCGCCATCTCGGTCCCGGCGCAGTGCCTGGCATCCATGGCGAGAAAGGCCGTCTTCTGCATTTCCGCGCACATCACATAGGCATTGTAGGCGGCGACGCAGCACGCCCCGAGCTTCTGCAGAAACTGCGTCTCGAGATCGATCAGGTGATAGAGCGAGCCGGAGACATACATGATCGGCTCGCCGGCACCGACCCAGGAGCCTTCCTTCTGCCGGAGATCCACCCGGATCTCGACCTTCCGCGCCCTCGCCATCCGCTCGAGCCATTGCATGGCAAGACGCGGCGCGGAGGTCACCGGGCGGCGCATGAAAACCGCGTAGGTGACGTCCACATCGCCGAATTTCGCGACCACGTCCTTGGTCCGCAGGAAGTACTTGTCGACGAAGCGCGGCAGATCGCTCTCCGCCGGATGACTTACCGTGCGCGGCGCCTCATCCGGCTGCAGCGACGCAATTCCTTCGGAGCCGTCCATGGCTCACTCCCCAAGTCAGAGTCCGCTCAGGACGCCGCCGCAATGGAGCCGGCCGCATCGCTGGCCCTGCTCTTCTTCATCATATCGGCGATCAGGAAAGCAAGCTCCAGCGATTGGCTGGCATTCAGGCGCGGATCGCAATGGGTGTGGTAGCGGTCCGCAAGCGCCTCGTCGGTGATCGCCTGTGCGCCGCCGATGCATTCGGTCACGTCCTGCCCGGTCAGTTCGAAATGCACGCCCCCGGCATGGGTGCCTTCGGCCTGGTGCACGTCGAAGAATTCCCGGACCTCCGAGAGGATGCGGTCGAACGGGCGCGTCTTGTAGCCGCTGGACGCCTTGATCGTGTTGCCATGCATCGGATCGCAGGACCAGACGACGTTCTTGCCTTCCTTCTGCACGGCACGGATGAAGCGCGGCAGATGCTTGTCGACCTCGCCTGCACCGACGCGCACGATCAGGGTCAGGCGCCCCGCCTCATTCTTCGGATTGAGGATGTCGATCAGACGCAGCATGTCGTCGGTATCGAGGCTCGGACCGCACTTCATGCCGATCGGATTCTGGATGCCGCGCAGATATTCGATATGCGCGCCGTCCGCCTGCCGGGTCCGGTCGCCGACCCAGAGCATATGCGCCGAGGTGCTGTACCATCCGCCCTCGCCGGTGATGGTGTCCTTCCGGGTCATGGCCTGCTCGTAGCCAAGCAGCAGGGCTTCGTGGCTGGTATAGAACTCGGTCTCGCGGAGCTGCTGGTTGTTCTCCGGCGTAATGCCGCAGGCGCGCATGAATTCGAGCGCCTCGTCGATGCGCTGCACCAGATTCTCGAAGCGCTCGCCCTGCGGGGATTTCTGGACGAAGCCGAGGGTCCAGCGATGGATCTGCTCGAGATTTGCGAAACCGCCCTGTGCGAAGGCGCGCAGCAGGTTCAGGGTCGAGGCCGACTGGTTATAGACCTTGAGCAGCCGGTCCGGATCGGGAATGCGCGAGCCTTCGTTGAACTCGATCGCGTTGACCATGTCGCCGCGATAGCTCGGCAGTTCGACACCGCCGATGGTCTCGGTGTCCGAGGAACGCGGCTTCGCGAACTGGCCGGCGAGACGGCCGACCTTCACGATCGGCATGGCCGCGCCGAAAGTCAGCACCACCGCCATCTGCAGCAGCACGCGGAACGTGTCGCGGATGTTGTTCGGGGAAAATTCGGCAAAGCTCTCGGCGCAATCGCCGCCCTGCAGCAGAAAAGCCTCGCCGCGCGCGACCTTGCCCAGCGACGCCTTCAGGCGCTGTGCCTCGCCCGCAAAAACGAGCGTCGGATACCCGCTGAGTTCCTTCTCGACCGCCGCCAGACGGTCCGCGTCCGGATAGGCAGGAACCTGCTTGATCGGTTTGCCGCGCCAGCTATCGGGGCTCCATGTGCCGGCCATAGCTCTTCTCCCGTTGATCGAATCGACCGCTTCCCGCCGTTTCCGGCGCTTGCGGAGGAGTTTTGTAACAGTGCAGTTCCGCAAATACCAGCTTCTCCGGTATGCACCGAAACTGCTCTTTTATTACCACAGATCCCGTTGGACGCCGTTCACGCGCCCCTCTATCGTCGGTCGGTAAGTAAAAACAAAAAATTTAGGTGGAACGCCTGAAATGCATACCCTGCTCCTGGCGGCGGTCATTCTGGCTGCAACGGTCAGCCATTCGGTCGCCGAAACGCTCCTGGAACGCGGCACCTATCTCGTGAACGGCATCGTCGCCTGCGGCAACTGCCATACGCCCCAGACACCCGGGGGACCGGCGCCGGGGCGGGAGTTTGCCGGAACGATCATCGCGGACATGCCCGAATTCACCGCATTCGCACCCAACATCACGCCGGACAAGGCAACCGGGATCGGGAACTGGAGCAAGGCGGAGCTCATCCGCGCGATCCGCGAGGGTATCCGCCCGGACGGCAGCCTGATCGGCCCGCCGATGCCGTTCTCCATGTACCGCCATCTGTCCGACAGGGACGTCGAAGCGATCGCGACCTACGTCATGCAGGTCCCGGCGGTCTCGAACGCGGTGCCGAAATCCGAATACCGCATCCCGCTGCCGCCGGCCTACGGCCCTCCTGTCGCCGAGGTTCCGGAACCGCGCCCCGAGAACATCATCGATTACGGGGCCTATCTCGCCGGCCCGGCAGGGCATTGCCTCGAATGCCACACGCCCATGGTCGCCGGACGGTTCGATTACGATAGCCAGACTGGCGCCGGAGGACTGAAGTTCGAAGGTCCGTGGGGAATCTCCGTCGCAAGCAACATCACGCCGCATCCCGATGGGCGCGTCGCGGATTACAGCGATGCCGAGCTCGCGACCGTGATCCGGACCGGCGTCCGGCCCGACGGCTCCCGCATATTCCCGCCGATGGGTGTGCATTACTATGCCTCGATCAACGACCGGGACATGGCGGCACTCGTTGCCTTCATCCGGACGCTGAAACCTAAGCCGAACGGCGGCTAAGCGCTCTCTACTCCGCCGCCTGACGCTCCTCCGGGTCCGGACGCTTGGTGCGCATGGTGACGAATTCCTCCGCCGCCGTCGGATGGATGCCGATGGTGGCGTCGAACTCCGCCTTGGTCGCGCCCGCCTTGATGGCGATGCCGATGCCCTGGATGATCTCCGGGGCATCGAGTCCGACCATGTGCGCGCCGACCACCCGGTCGGAGGCGCGGTCCACGATCAGCTTCTGCATGCCGCGCTCCGGATTGTCCGTCAGCGTGTATTTCATCGGCCGGAAGCCAGCGACATAGACATCCACCGCGCCGTAGGTCTCGCGCGCCTCGGCCTCCGTCAGCCCGACCGTCCCGATCGGCGGCTGGCTGAAAACGGCGCTCGGCACGTCGCTGTGATCGGCCTGCCGCGGATTGTTGTTGAACTGGGTCTCGGCGAAACAATGGCCCTCTGCGATGGCGACCGGCGTCAGGTTGATCCGGTTGGTCACGTCGCCGACCGCGAAGATGCTCGGCACCGAGGTCTGGGACCATTCGTTCACCTTCACCGCGCCGTTGCGATCCAGCTCGACGCCAGCCTCCGCGAGGCCGAGGCCATTGGTGTTCGGATGCCGCCCGGTCGCATACATGACCTGATCCGCCTCGATCACGGAGCCGTCGTTCATGTGCACCTTGTAGGCGCCGCCCGCCTTCTCGATGCGCGCCGGCAGCACGCCCGGATGGAGATGCATGCCCTTCTTGGTCATCTCCTCGGTCAGGGTGTTCCGCACATCCTCGTCGAAGCCGCGCAGCACCTTGTCGGCGCGGTAGACGAGATGGGTCTCGGAGCCGAAGGAATTGAAGATCCCGGCGAACTCGACGGCGATAAAGCCGGAGCCGACGATGACGATGCGGTCCGGACGCTCCGACAGCTCCAGCGCCTCGTTCGAGGTGATGACATGCTCCTTGCCCTCGACGCTCTCCGGAATGCTCGGCCAGCCGCCGACGGCGATCAGGATCTTCTCGGCCGTGTAGCGCTTGTCGCCGACCGCGACCGTATGGGCATCGATCACCGTCCCGCGCCCATGGATCCGGGTCGCGCCGGCATTCTCCAGCAGGTTCACATAGATTCCGTGCAGCCGGTCGAGCTCCTTCTCCTTGGCCGCGATCATCTTCGGCCAGTCATGGGAGACATTCTCCGCCGACCAGCCGTAGCCCGCTCCATCCTCAAGATCGTGGCCGAAATGCGAGCCGTAGACGAAGAGCTTCTTCGGAACACAGCCGCGCAGCACGCAGGTCCCGCCCTCGCGCACTTCCTCGATGACAGCGACTTTCGCGCCGAAGGACGCGGCAAGACGGCTCGCGCGCACGCCGCCGGACCCGGCGCCAATGGTGATAAGGTCGAAATCGTAATCGGACACGGGGTTCGCTCCAGGCTCGGACTGTTTTCGTCGAATACTTGTTCGACCGATCAGATAGGAAGTCCATTGATGCCTGTCCGGCATGGGACAGTCAACGGATCGGGACCTACCGCCGTCCAACTCTCCCGCGCGTGCGCGGCACTGCGGCCAAATGCCCGACACCCCACCCTTGCTCCCTCCTCGGGGAAGACTAAGCTCTGGCCGCACATAGGAGATTTGAAAGGCTTTCCGGATGAGTGGCATCACCCGCCGCGATCTTCTGATCGGCTCCGCCGCGCTTGCCGGCGCTTCGGGCCTGACCGCCCTTGCCGCGCACCGGGTCTTCGCCGCCGTCGACGAGCGTATCGAGATCAGCCGTCTCACCCACGAAATCGTGAAGGGCAAGCCGACACCGGACATGATGAGCTTCGCCGCCGACGGCCCGCCACCGGTGATCCGCATGCGCCAGGGCGAACGCTTCGCCGTCGCGGTCGACAACCGGCTCGGCGAGGACACCACCGTGCACTGGCACGGCCTCCGGATCGACAATGCGATGGACGGCGTCCCCTATCTGACGCAGGACCCGATCAGGGACGGCACCAGCTTCCGCTACAACTTCACCCCGCCCGACGCGGGCACCTTCTGGTACCACCCGCATTGCAACACGCTGGCACAGATGGCCCGCGGGATGACCGGCATGCTGGTGGTCGAGGACGCGGAGGATCCGGGTTTCGACCGTGACCTGCCGCTCAATATCCGCGACTTCCGGATCGGCAGCGAGGGCCAGTTCCTCGAATTCTACAAGGCCCGCAACACAGCGCGCGGCGGCACGCTCGGCACGGTGAACACGGTCAACTGGCAGGTCGATCCGGTCTACGACCTCGCGGCGGGCACGCTGGTCCGCCTGCGGATGGCGGTGACCGACCTGACGCGGGTCGCGCATTACACGGTGAAGGGTGGAGAGGCGCGGGTCATCGCGCTCGACTCCCATGCGCTTCCCGTTCCCTTGGCCGCAGAGAAGATCGAGATGGGACCCGGACAGCGCGCCGACGTCACGCTCCGCGTGCCCGATCGCGAGGGCGAGGAGGTGGAACTGATCCTTGAGCGGCCGTCCGGCCCGGTCCGCCTCGCCCGCTTCCGCGCGACCGGCACGAGCGCGAAACGGCAGCTCGCCGAGCTGAAGCCGCTCGCCCCGAACCCGGTCGCCGAACCGGATCTCGCCAATGCCGAGCTGCAGGACTACGTCTTCGGCTGGGCGCCCGGCGGCGATGCCCCGGCAAACCCGATCTGCGGCAGCCTCGGCTATCTCTTCTGGTCGATCAACCGGGTCGCGTGGCAGGGCGACTTCCCTGATCCCCTCGCTCCGCTCGGCCTGATGAAACAGGGGAAAAGCTACATCCTGCGCCTGCGCAACGAGACGCCGTATGACCACCCGATCCACCTGCACGGCCTGGCCTTCCGCCTGCTCCGCTCGAACAAGCGGGAGATCCAGCCGCTCTGGACCGACACGGCCCTGCTGCGGGCCGAGGAAACCATGGAAGTCGCCCTCGTCGCCGACAATCCCGGCGACTGGGCCTTCCACTGCCACGTCATCGAGCACCAGAAGACGGGACTGGCGGGGTTCCTGAGGGTGGAGGCGTAGGTAAAAGAAAAGGCGGCCGAAGCCGCCTTTTCGCTCGCCCTGATAGCAGGATCAGCCGTTCAGGCCGCCCATCAGCATGTATTTGATCTCGAGATAGTCATCCATGCCGTATTTCGAGCCCTCTCGGCCGAGACCGGACTCCTTGACGCCGCCGAACGGCGCCAGCTCGGAGGAGAGGATGCCCTCGTTGATCGCGACCATGCCGTATTCCAGCGCCTCGGCGACGCGCCAGACGCGGCCGAGATCGCGGGCATAGAAGTAGGAGGCGAGACCAAACTCGGTGTCATTCGCCATCTCGATCACCTCGTCCTCGGTCTTGAAGCGGAAGAGCGGAGCGACCGGGCCGAAGGTCTCCTCGCGGAAGATCGCCATGTCGCGGGTGGCGCCGGTCAGCACGGTCGGCTCGTAGAACAGCGCGCCGATATTGCTGCGGGAGCCGCCCGTGGCCACCTTGGCGCCCTTGGCGACGGCGTCCTGCACATGCTCCTCGACCTTGTCGACTGCGGCTGCCTCGACCAGCGGGCCGAGCACCACGCCCTCGTCGAATCCGTTGCCCATCTTCATGGACGCGGCGGCTTCGGCGAAGCGCTTGGCGAACTCGTCATAGATGCCGTCCTGCACGAAGATGCGGTTGGCGCAGACGCAGGTCTGGCCGGCATTGCGGTACTTGGAGGCGATGGCGCCCTTCACCGCTTCCTCGATATTCGCGTCGTCGAAGATGATGAGCGGGGCGTTGCCGCCGAGTTCCATCGAGACCTTCTTCACCGTCGATGCGGACTGAGCGATCAGCTTCTTGCCGACCTCGGTCGAGCCGGTGAAGGTGATCTTGCGGACGATCGGGCTGTGGGTCAGTTCGTTGCCGATGGCGGACGAGCTGGCGCCGCAGACCACGTTGAAGACGCCCTTCGGCACACCTGCGCGCTCCGCAAGCACGGCGATGGCGATAGCCGAGAACGGCGTCATCTTGGCCGGCTTGGAGACGAAGGTGCAGCCCGCCGCAAGCGCCGGAGCCGCCTTGCGGGTGATCATCGCGTTCGGGAAGTTCCAGGGCGTGATCGAGCCGACGACGCCGACCGGCTGCTTGATGACGACGATGCGCTTGTCGGCGGCCATGGCCGGAATCACGTCGCCGGTGATGCGCTTCGCTTCCTCGGCGTAATACTCGATGTAGGAGGCGCCATAGGCGATCTCGCCCATGGCCTCGGCCACCGGCTTGCCCTGCTCGGCGGTCATGATGATCGCGAGGTCCTTCTGGTTCGCCATCATCAGGTCGAACCATTTGCGCAGGATGGCGGAGCGCTCCTTCGCCGTCTTCTTGCGCCAGGCCGGCCAGGCCGCGTTCGCGGCCTCGATCGCGCGCCGGGTCTCGTCGGCGCCCATGTCGGGGATGGTCCCGACCAGCTCGCCGGTCGCCGGATCCGTGACCTCGACCTTGCCGCCGCCATCCGCGTCGACCCATTCGCCGTCAATATAGCACTGCTCCCGGAACAGCGACGGATCCGCGAGTTTGCTTCTGATATCCATGAGAGTGCTCCTTACCCTTGTCATCCGTCCGCGACCCTCTCCCGGTCCGCGGCGGCGGTTGGCGGATACTAGTCCCGGCTCCTCAGCTTGAGAAGGTGCCGCCGGGACACTGAAATGATTTCGAAACGCGGGTTTTGCACGCCGGATCAGGCGACGTGTTCGCGCACCGTGTCCGCCTGTCCAGCAAGCTGAACGCTTCCGAGCCGCCCAAGCTCCGGGACAGGACGCGTGATCCCCGCGAGCCGCATCATGTGCCAGGCCAGAACCTGGTTGCTGCAGAGGAACGGCTTGCCCGTGCTGCGCTCTGTCTCCGCGATGACGCTCGCCGCACGCAGGTTCGTGCAGGAAGCGAAAATTGCCTCGACGGTATTATCGCGCGAGAGATCCTCCGCCGCTTCCCTGATCGAGGAAAGGGCGATGCGGGCAACGACGCGCTCCTCCTCCTGGCCGAACACGGTCGCCGCGACGAACGGCATGCCGCTCTTCTGCATTTCAGCCTCGAGCGCATCGGTGACCGAACGGATATAGGGGCTGACGAGGCCGAGCCTGGAAACGCCGAGCGCCCGTGCCGCGGCCTTCAGCGCCGAAAGCGGATTGGTGACAATCGCTCTCGGATGAATGGACTGGACGAGTTCGGCCACCCGCGCCTCGCCGAGCACGGTCGAGGCCGAGGTGCAGCCGTAGCCGATCACGGCAAGCGGCGTGTCGTCCGGAAGCAGCGCCGCTGCGCCCGGGATCCGCGCCGCCATCTGGCGCAGCGTCTCCGGCGTCACGTTCGGCGCGCTCTCGATGCGCGTGTGATAGAGCGCGATCGAAGGATCGGACGCGAAGCGCCGGAAGTCCTGCTCGATGGTCTCGTCGGTCTTGAGGACGATCAGGCCGAGCCGATGGCGCCAGGGAAGGTCCGCATCGATCTCAAGATCCCTCATTTTGCTCTCCTCGTCTTAGTGTGAGGTTTGAACATGGACCCTCGCGGAGATCGGATCAATGGGTGCGGGCGGACCGCCCGTGGCTCAGGTGACGACCGGAATGTCGCGCGGCGCGCGGCGTGTCAGCAACTCGGCGCCGCCGTCGCGGATCACGATGTTCTCCTCATGCACCATCATCAGCCCCGGCGCGTATTCGAGACCCGGCTCGAGCGTCAGCACCATGCCCGGGACGAGTTCCGTCCGGTCGCTCGCTGTGATCGACGGCCATTCGGTCAGCACCGTACCGAGCCCGTGGCCGATGCGGCCGACATTGCCCGCCCCCGCGCCGTCTGCGGAGAGCACGCCCGCCATGGCATTGAAAAGGTCGGCGCAGGTCGCGCCCGGCCGCGCTGCTTCGAGCCCCGCCTCCGTCGCCGCGAAGACCGTGCGATAGGCGCGCGCCACCGCGTCCGACGGCACGCCGATGGCGTAATTGCGGTCGAAATCGCAGAAATAGCCGTCATAGAGCGTGCCGGTATCGAGGATCAGCACGTCGCCGTCCTGCAC comes from Nisaea sediminum and encodes:
- a CDS encoding nicotinate phosphoribosyltransferase, with product MDGSEGIASLQPDEAPRTVSHPAESDLPRFVDKYFLRTKDVVAKFGDVDVTYAVFMRRPVTSAPRLAMQWLERMARARKVEIRVDLRQKEGSWVGAGEPIMYVSGSLYHLIDLETQFLQKLGACCVAAYNAYVMCAEMQKTAFLAMDARHCAGTEMAEMMAYGASVGSAKAQRKLGAVGFIGNASDETAHFFNRDRGYGTMPHALIGYAGSTVRAAEMFHEVHPAENLTVLVDYFGQEITDALAVCRRFPELAAEGRVAVRLDTHGGRYVEGMDIGMSYEVLDRNAPQAIRGYRSDKELSYLIGTGVSAAAIWHMRERLDRAGFKAVKIVASSGFSPEKCRVMALANAPIDIIGTGSYLPEKWSETYATADIVKYGDEERVKVGREFLLEKTRTDHREA
- a CDS encoding c-type cytochrome; its protein translation is MHTLLLAAVILAATVSHSVAETLLERGTYLVNGIVACGNCHTPQTPGGPAPGREFAGTIIADMPEFTAFAPNITPDKATGIGNWSKAELIRAIREGIRPDGSLIGPPMPFSMYRHLSDRDVEAIATYVMQVPAVSNAVPKSEYRIPLPPAYGPPVAEVPEPRPENIIDYGAYLAGPAGHCLECHTPMVAGRFDYDSQTGAGGLKFEGPWGISVASNITPHPDGRVADYSDAELATVIRTGVRPDGSRIFPPMGVHYYASINDRDMAALVAFIRTLKPKPNGG
- a CDS encoding multicopper oxidase family protein; translation: MSGITRRDLLIGSAALAGASGLTALAAHRVFAAVDERIEISRLTHEIVKGKPTPDMMSFAADGPPPVIRMRQGERFAVAVDNRLGEDTTVHWHGLRIDNAMDGVPYLTQDPIRDGTSFRYNFTPPDAGTFWYHPHCNTLAQMARGMTGMLVVEDAEDPGFDRDLPLNIRDFRIGSEGQFLEFYKARNTARGGTLGTVNTVNWQVDPVYDLAAGTLVRLRMAVTDLTRVAHYTVKGGEARVIALDSHALPVPLAAEKIEMGPGQRADVTLRVPDREGEEVELILERPSGPVRLARFRATGTSAKRQLAELKPLAPNPVAEPDLANAELQDYVFGWAPGGDAPANPICGSLGYLFWSINRVAWQGDFPDPLAPLGLMKQGKSYILRLRNETPYDHPIHLHGLAFRLLRSNKREIQPLWTDTALLRAEETMEVALVADNPGDWAFHCHVIEHQKTGLAGFLRVEA
- a CDS encoding glutamine amidotransferase-related protein; this encodes MKPKVLIVVHQKTSVPGHVGVLLEERGYALDRRCPCIGDDLPEHLDDHAGVVVFGGPMSANDDHLDGIRAELDFMDVVLREEKPFFGICLGGQLLARALGARVYLHDQGHVEVGYTKVRPTEEGRPYFAHSEHFYQWHKEGFDLPDGARLLAEGERFPNQAYLFGENKLGIQFHPEITLEMIQRWTAGAAHRMELPGAQPKEAHLKGFELFGAAIDKWGRATLDWLGMRGTGNVAMMDAAD
- a CDS encoding class II 3-deoxy-7-phosphoheptulonate synthase, yielding MAGTWSPDSWRGKPIKQVPAYPDADRLAAVEKELSGYPTLVFAGEAQRLKASLGKVARGEAFLLQGGDCAESFAEFSPNNIRDTFRVLLQMAVVLTFGAAMPIVKVGRLAGQFAKPRSSDTETIGGVELPSYRGDMVNAIEFNEGSRIPDPDRLLKVYNQSASTLNLLRAFAQGGFANLEQIHRWTLGFVQKSPQGERFENLVQRIDEALEFMRACGITPENNQQLRETEFYTSHEALLLGYEQAMTRKDTITGEGGWYSTSAHMLWVGDRTRQADGAHIEYLRGIQNPIGMKCGPSLDTDDMLRLIDILNPKNEAGRLTLIVRVGAGEVDKHLPRFIRAVQKEGKNVVWSCDPMHGNTIKASSGYKTRPFDRILSEVREFFDVHQAEGTHAGGVHFELTGQDVTECIGGAQAITDEALADRYHTHCDPRLNASQSLELAFLIADMMKKSRASDAAGSIAAAS
- a CDS encoding NAD-dependent succinate-semialdehyde dehydrogenase translates to MDIRSKLADPSLFREQCYIDGEWVDADGGGKVEVTDPATGELVGTIPDMGADETRRAIEAANAAWPAWRKKTAKERSAILRKWFDLMMANQKDLAIIMTAEQGKPVAEAMGEIAYGASYIEYYAEEAKRITGDVIPAMAADKRIVVIKQPVGVVGSITPWNFPNAMITRKAAPALAAGCTFVSKPAKMTPFSAIAIAVLAERAGVPKGVFNVVCGASSSAIGNELTHSPIVRKITFTGSTEVGKKLIAQSASTVKKVSMELGGNAPLIIFDDANIEEAVKGAIASKYRNAGQTCVCANRIFVQDGIYDEFAKRFAEAAASMKMGNGFDEGVVLGPLVEAAAVDKVEEHVQDAVAKGAKVATGGSRSNIGALFYEPTVLTGATRDMAIFREETFGPVAPLFRFKTEDEVIEMANDTEFGLASYFYARDLGRVWRVAEALEYGMVAINEGILSSELAPFGGVKESGLGREGSKYGMDDYLEIKYMLMGGLNG
- the gor gene encoding glutathione-disulfide reductase, which translates into the protein MSDYDFDLITIGAGSGGVRASRLAASFGAKVAVIEEVREGGTCVLRGCVPKKLFVYGSHFGHDLEDGAGYGWSAENVSHDWPKMIAAKEKELDRLHGIYVNLLENAGATRIHGRGTVIDAHTVAVGDKRYTAEKILIAVGGWPSIPESVEGKEHVITSNEALELSERPDRIVIVGSGFIAVEFAGIFNSFGSETHLVYRADKVLRGFDEDVRNTLTEEMTKKGMHLHPGVLPARIEKAGGAYKVHMNDGSVIEADQVMYATGRHPNTNGLGLAEAGVELDRNGAVKVNEWSQTSVPSIFAVGDVTNRINLTPVAIAEGHCFAETQFNNNPRQADHSDVPSAVFSQPPIGTVGLTEAEARETYGAVDVYVAGFRPMKYTLTDNPERGMQKLIVDRASDRVVGAHMVGLDAPEIIQGIGIAIKAGATKAEFDATIGIHPTAAEEFVTMRTKRPDPEERQAAE
- a CDS encoding maleate cis-trans isomerase family protein, whose product is MRDLEIDADLPWRHRLGLIVLKTDETIEQDFRRFASDPSIALYHTRIESAPNVTPETLRQMAARIPGAAALLPDDTPLAVIGYGCTSASTVLGEARVAELVQSIHPRAIVTNPLSALKAAARALGVSRLGLVSPYIRSVTDALEAEMQKSGMPFVAATVFGQEEERVVARIALSSIREAAEDLSRDNTVEAIFASCTNLRAASVIAETERSTGKPFLCSNQVLAWHMMRLAGITRPVPELGRLGSVQLAGQADTVREHVA